One window of the Enterobacter huaxiensis genome contains the following:
- the rarD gene encoding EamA family transporter RarD, giving the protein MDAKQTRQGVLLALAAYFIWGIAPAYFKLIAYVPADEILTHRVIWSFFFMIALMSVSRQWSGVKTLLKTPKKVFLLALSAVLIGGNWLLFIWAVNNHHMLEASLGYFINPLVNIVLGMIFLGERFRRMQWVAVILALCGVLVQLWTFGSLPVIALGLAFSFAFYGLVRKKIAVEAQTGMLFETLWLLPLAAIYLFGIADSATSHMGSNPWSLNLMLMAAGVVTTIPLLCFTGAATRLRLSTLGFFQYIGPTLMFLLAVVFYGEVPGADKMVTFAFIWVALAIFVADAIYTQRRVRKGL; this is encoded by the coding sequence ATGGATGCTAAACAGACGCGGCAGGGCGTTTTACTCGCCCTTGCCGCTTATTTTATTTGGGGTATCGCACCGGCGTACTTCAAGCTTATCGCCTACGTTCCGGCTGACGAGATCCTCACTCACCGCGTGATCTGGTCGTTCTTCTTTATGATTGCGCTGATGAGCGTCAGCCGTCAGTGGTCGGGCGTGAAAACGCTGCTTAAAACCCCAAAGAAGGTTTTCCTGCTGGCGCTCTCTGCGGTGCTCATCGGCGGCAACTGGCTGCTCTTCATCTGGGCGGTGAATAACCACCATATGCTCGAAGCGAGCCTGGGCTATTTTATTAACCCGCTGGTGAACATCGTTCTTGGGATGATATTCCTCGGTGAACGCTTCCGCCGTATGCAGTGGGTGGCTGTGATCCTGGCCCTGTGTGGCGTACTGGTGCAGCTGTGGACCTTCGGCTCCCTGCCGGTTATCGCGCTGGGTCTGGCGTTTAGCTTTGCGTTCTACGGTCTGGTGCGTAAGAAAATCGCCGTTGAAGCCCAGACCGGGATGCTGTTTGAAACACTCTGGCTGCTGCCGTTGGCCGCGATTTACCTGTTTGGTATTGCCGACAGCGCCACCAGTCATATGGGCAGCAACCCGTGGTCGCTGAACCTGATGCTGATGGCAGCAGGCGTCGTCACAACTATCCCGCTGCTGTGCTTCACCGGTGCGGCAACGCGCCTGCGCCTCTCGACGCTGGGCTTCTTCCAGTATATCGGCCCGACGCTGATGTTCCTGCTGGCGGTGGTGTTTTACGGCGAAGTGCCGGGTGCGGATAAGATGGTGACCTTCGCCTTTATCTGGGTGGCGTTAGCGATTTTTGTTGCGGATGCGATTTATACCCAGCGCAGAGTGCGTAAAGGATTGTAG
- the yigI gene encoding acyl-CoA thioesterase YigI has product MSATLTAEEALKLVGEIFVYHMPFNRALGLELERYEKDFAQLSFNNQPMMVGNWAQSILHGGVIASALDVAAGLVCVGSTLTRHDTINEDELRQRLSRMGTIDLRVDYLRPGRGNRFTCSSSLLRAGNKVAVARVELHNEDQVYIASATATYMVG; this is encoded by the coding sequence ATGTCAGCCACGCTTACCGCCGAAGAAGCCTTAAAACTCGTGGGCGAGATTTTTGTTTATCACATGCCCTTTAACCGCGCGCTGGGGCTGGAGCTGGAGCGATACGAAAAAGACTTCGCCCAGCTGAGCTTCAATAACCAGCCGATGATGGTCGGCAACTGGGCGCAAAGCATTTTGCACGGTGGCGTGATTGCCTCCGCGCTGGACGTGGCGGCAGGCCTGGTCTGCGTCGGCAGCACGCTGACGCGCCACGACACCATCAATGAGGACGAGCTTCGCCAGCGACTGTCGCGCATGGGCACGATCGACCTGCGTGTCGACTACCTGCGCCCCGGTCGAGGGAATCGCTTCACCTGCAGCAGCAGCCTGCTGCGTGCCGGGAACAAGGTTGCCGTTGCCCGCGTTGAACTGCATAACGAAGATCAGGTTTATATCGCCAGCGCAACCGCCACTTATATGGTGGGTTGA